The Siniperca chuatsi isolate FFG_IHB_CAS linkage group LG12, ASM2008510v1, whole genome shotgun sequence genome has a segment encoding these proteins:
- the rab5b gene encoding ras-related protein Rab-5B — translation MSSRGSGGRSNGTLPQTKICQFKLVLLGDMAVGKSSLVLRFVKGQFDEFQETTIGAAFLAQSVCLDDTTVKFEIWDTAGQERYHSLAPMYYRGAQAAIVVFDITKPETFERAKAWVKELQRQASPNIVIALAGNKADLAERRLVEYEEAQTYAEDTGLLFMETSAKTAMNVNELFLAIAKKMPKTDTQNPTHAARHRGVNLQDPDAHSTRACCGGN, via the exons ATGAGCTCCAGAGGGAGTGGAGGCCGCTCCAACGGCACACTACCACAAACCAAGATCTGCCAGTTTAAGTTGGTGCTCCTGGGTGACATGGCTGTGGGCAAGTCCAGCCTGGTGCTGCGTTTCGTCAAGGGACAATTTGACGAGTTCCAGGAGACAACCATAGGAG CTGCATTCCTGGCTCAGTCGGTGTGTCTAGATGATACCACAGTGAAGTTTGAGATCTGGGACACTGCAGGACAAGAGCGATACCATAGCCTGGCTCCTATGTACTACCGTGGTGCTCAGGCTGCTATCGTCGTCTTTGACATCACCAAGCCG gagACTTTTGAGAGAGCCAAGGCCTGGGTGAAGGAGCTGCAGAGGCAGGCCAGTCCCAACATTGTTATTGCCCTGGCCGGGAACAAGGCTGACCTGGCAGAGAGGAGACTAGTAGAGTACGAG GAAGCCCAGACATATGCTGAAGACACTGGCTTGCTCTTTATGGAGACCTCTGCCAAGACAGCTATGAACGTCAATGAGCTCTTCCTGGCCATTG CAAAAAAGATGCCAAAAACAGACACCCAAAACCCTACACATGCAGCGCGACATCGGGGAGTCAACCTCCAGGACCCAGATGCCCACTCTACCCGAGCCTGCTGTGGTGGGAACTAG
- the dbr1 gene encoding lariat debranching enzyme, whose amino-acid sequence MKIAVEGCCHGELDKIYETIGYLEKKEGVKVDLLLCCGDFQAVRNEGDMKCMAVPAKYRMMQTFYKYYSGEKKAPVLTIFIGGNHEASNHLQELPYGGWVAPNIYYLGYAGVIRYKGIRIGGLSGIFKSRDYRRGHHEFPPYNPDTLRSVYHIRNIEVFKLKQIQMPIDIFMSHDWPRGIYYYGRTGELLRKKKFLRQEVESNTLGSPAAEELLAHLQPSYWFSAHLHVKFAAVMQHPPKGNAAPRVTKFLSLDKCLPYREFLQIVDVPERPGSSEGLEYDPEWLAILKATNSLQRTTPHPWNPPENNGLHERWDFRPSEAAMMQVVEDLSGELAIPDNFSQTVPPYDPNNPQPHATPSCKTNPQTTELCATLGLTDIYAHVGQGGHELGRVQEEDDDEDAHSVASLDEPSEYPTDTSGMSSSVNPDEITIEDEWEEEEGKEEVEGKSNSKAAVEGDKRSDVPVGEIHTPNRMVLPEPKSDFSPTRLSHLMNLPPPSHSTPAVARSHSGTEREGLCEGDDEDATAVRILKRTSDETEAPGSRDTTPRIKRRNQVIYTTVEDEESDD is encoded by the exons ATGAAGATTGCAGTAGAAGGCTGTTGCCATGGGGAGCTGGACAAAATCTACGAGACAATCGGCTATCTGGAGAAGAAGGAAGGGGTAAAAGTGGacctgctgctgtgctgtggaGACTTCCAAGCGGTGCGAAATGAAGGAGACATGAAGTGCATGGCAGTACCAGCCAAGTACAGAATGATGCAGACCTTTTACAA ATACTATTCTGGAGAGAAGAAGGCTCCAGTCCTGACCATCTTCATTGGAGGGAACCATGAGGCTTCAAACCACCTGCAGGAGCTGCCTTATGGAGGCTGGGTGGCACCCAACATTTATTATCTGG GCTATGCTGGTGTTATTCGCTACAAAGGGATTAGAATTGGTGGCTTGTCTGGGATCTTCAAATCACGTGACTACAGAAGGG GTCACCATGAATTCCCTCCATACAATCCTGACACGCTTCGAAGTGTATACCACATCCGAAATATTGAGGTATTCAAGTTAAAACAG ATCCAGATGCCCATAGACATTTTCATGAGCCATGACTGGCCTCGTGGAATCTACTACTATGGACGCACAGGGGAATTGTTGCGAAAGAAGAAGTTTCTGCGTCAGGAAGTGGAGTCCAACACTCTTGGAAGTCCTGCTGCTGAGGAGCTCCTAGCTCACCTCCAGCCCAGCTACTGGTTCTCTGCACATCTTCATGTGAAATTTGCTGCCGTTATGCAGCATCCG CCTAAAGGTAATGCTGCCCCACGTGTAACCAAATTCCTGTCCCTGGATAAATGTCTGCCCTATAGGGAATTCTTACAG ATTGTGGATGTTCCAGAGAGACCGGGTTCATCTGAGGGTCTTGAGTACGATCCGGAGTGGCTTGCTATTCTGAAGGCCACCAACAGTCTACAAAGGACTACCCCTCACCCGTGGAACCCCCCAGAGAATAACGGCCTGCATGAACG GTGGGACTTTAGACCTTCAGAAGCAGCTATGATGCAGGTGGTGGAGGATCTCAGTGGTGAACTTGCCATTCCAGACAACTTTAGCCAGACTGTGCCACCCTATGACCCCAACAACCCCCAGCCCCATGCCACCCCCAGCTGTAAGACCAACCCTCAGACGACCGAGCTCTGTGCCACGTTAGGTCTCACAGACATCTACGCCCACGTTGGGCAGGGAGGTCATGAGTTGGGGAGAGttcaggaggaggatgatgatgaagatgcaCATAGTGTAGCAAGTTTGGACGAGCCGAGCGAGTACCCAACCGACACTTCGGGAATGTCGTCTTCAGTTAATCCCGATGAGATCACAATAGAGGAtgagtgggaggaagaggagggaaaggaggaggttGAGGGCAAGTCTAACTCAAAAGCAGCAGTTGAGGGAGATAAGCGCTCTGATGTACCTGTAGGTGAAATCCACACCCCCAACCGTATGGTTCTGCCTGAGCCCAAATCTGATTTCTCACCCACTCGTCTGTCCCACCTAATGAACCTGCCGCCTCCGTCCCACTCTACCCCAGCGGTAGCCCGCTCTCACTCTGGAACAGAAAGGGAAGGACTCTGTGAGGGCGATGATGAGGATGCCACAGCTGTACGTATCCTAAAACGTACCAGCGATGAGACCGAGGCTCCTGGCAGTAGAGACACAACTCCCAGAATCAAACGCAGGAACCAGGTCATCTATACAAcagtggaggatgaggagagtgACGATTAG